The following are encoded together in the Thermosipho japonicus genome:
- a CDS encoding ABC transporter ATP-binding protein yields MKQFYKYFFTYHKVLSKKLMFKKLFIDICYILSSILSIILPIFLGKIVDSFLNLNLSHSFLVFIFLYVLYFIFSEISSFFRITFYLVDGPKYLFEKAIFTVLKKSDLALNPKKEMDRIFSFEHVFEFFYGSFAIFVFILPFLVFFSSLMIFINSWKVGLLMIFNFFLLLLSSNKKVDAESKISEKMNESEYNVTNTLSDLYSGYEEIRNYNSLFFSLRWLKDGYNSLVKAYDLFGKAELKFGLSYELLSAVLIPITIILISFEVFKGNLTLGVAIMILRYVENVKSYSEVYINDSDYIAWAASRAKDAYDNYLREV; encoded by the coding sequence ATGAAGCAATTTTATAAATATTTTTTCACATACCATAAAGTACTTTCTAAAAAACTAATGTTTAAGAAATTATTTATTGATATTTGTTACATTTTATCATCGATTTTGTCTATTATACTTCCAATTTTTCTTGGAAAGATTGTAGATAGTTTTTTAAACTTAAATCTCTCTCATTCCTTTTTAGTTTTTATTTTTTTGTATGTTCTGTATTTTATATTTTCTGAAATTAGTTCTTTTTTTAGAATTACTTTTTATCTTGTTGATGGGCCAAAATATCTTTTTGAAAAAGCAATATTTACTGTTTTGAAAAAATCAGATTTAGCATTAAATCCTAAAAAGGAAATGGATAGAATTTTTAGTTTTGAACATGTTTTTGAATTTTTTTATGGAAGTTTTGCTATTTTCGTTTTTATCCTACCATTCTTAGTGTTTTTTTCATCTCTAATGATATTTATAAACAGCTGGAAAGTAGGATTACTAATGATTTTTAATTTCTTTCTTTTGCTACTTTCTTCCAATAAAAAAGTAGATGCAGAAAGTAAGATTTCAGAAAAGATGAATGAATCAGAATATAATGTTACAAATACACTTTCTGATCTTTATTCAGGTTACGAAGAAATCAGAAATTATAACTCTCTTTTTTTTAGTTTGAGATGGTTAAAAGATGGATATAATTCTTTGGTAAAAGCTTACGATCTCTTCGGTAAAGCTGAGTTAAAGTTTGGATTATCTTATGAGCTACTTTCAGCAGTTTTAATTCCAATAACAATAATATTAATAAGTTTCGAAGTTTTTAAAGGCAATTTGACTCTAGGAGTTGCAATTATGATCTTAAGATACGTTGAAAATGTTAAAAGTTATTCAGAAGTTTATATTAATGACAGCGATTATATTGCTTGGGCTGCTTCTAGAGCTAAAGATGCTTATGATAATTATTTAAGAGAGGTGTAA
- a CDS encoding Gfo/Idh/MocA family protein, with amino-acid sequence MEKETTTYWRKKPQHIGGFLSDAGVHHVAAMRLILGDIDWVTAYTKDFSDYLAGPDFISTIVEFKNGVIGNYIASYSFNEEEQFEIYGKENTLKVLKNKILYN; translated from the coding sequence TTGGAGAAAGAAACCACAACATATTGGAGAAAGAAACCACAACATATTGGAGGATTTTTATCTGATGCAGGTGTTCATCATGTTGCAGCAATGAGATTAATTTTAGGAGATATTGATTGGGTAACTGCCTACACAAAAGATTTTTCGGACTACCTTGCAGGGCCTGATTTTATAAGTACAATTGTAGAATTTAAAAACGGAGTAATTGGAAACTATATTGCGTCTTATAGTTTCAATGAAGAAGAACAATTTGAGATTTATGGAAAAGAGAATACACTAAAAGTTTTAAAAAATAAAATTCTTTATAACTAA
- a CDS encoding ATP-binding cassette domain-containing protein — MFEKLEFINVNFSYKGRKIINNLNFEIKNGEKISIVGSSGEGKSTLIKLILRYINPDSGHILVNGKPLNSIENWYEIVGVLSQRTHIFNRSIRDNLLIAKHDATDKELYNALEFAGLSDFLKIRTLDTILGEEARNISGGERARISLARLILRNPEFVILDEPLEGVDKLVEKEVINNIKVFVEDKTLILISHRFSILSLTDEFAVLENGELKEKGKFSEHSDKSLLKKFFKAEQELTEKFRGDEKK; from the coding sequence ATGTTTGAAAAATTAGAATTCATTAACGTAAATTTTTCATATAAAGGAAGAAAAATAATTAATAATCTTAATTTTGAAATAAAAAATGGCGAAAAAATATCAATAGTAGGTTCAAGTGGTGAAGGAAAATCCACTTTAATAAAGCTAATTTTAAGATATATTAATCCTGATTCAGGACACATACTTGTAAATGGAAAACCATTAAATAGCATTGAAAATTGGTATGAAATAGTTGGAGTTTTAAGTCAAAGAACCCATATTTTCAACAGAAGTATAAGGGACAATCTGTTGATAGCAAAGCATGATGCAACAGATAAAGAACTATACAATGCCTTAGAGTTTGCAGGTTTAAGCGATTTTTTAAAAATAAGAACTTTAGATACTATCCTTGGAGAAGAAGCTAGAAACATATCTGGTGGAGAAAGGGCAAGAATTTCCCTTGCAAGGTTAATTTTAAGAAATCCTGAATTTGTTATTCTTGATGAACCTTTAGAAGGAGTAGACAAACTTGTAGAAAAAGAAGTAATAAATAATATTAAGGTCTTTGTAGAAGATAAGACACTAATATTGATTTCACATCGATTTTCAATATTGTCTCTTACCGATGAATTTGCAGTCTTAGAAAATGGAGAGTTAAAAGAAAAAGGAAAATTCAGCGAGCATTCTGATAAAAGTCTTTTAAAAAAGTTTTTTAAAGCAGAACAAGAATTGACAGAAAAATTTAGAGGGGATGAAAAAAAGTGA